A single window of Nocardioides baekrokdamisoli DNA harbors:
- a CDS encoding electron transfer flavoprotein subunit beta/FixA family protein, giving the protein MNNVLVCIKRVVDSTGEVVITDDGQNVDGRYAGFTVSAHEEAAVELAVQISAATGGTGALFTLGDESAEEQLRGALAMGCTAATQVRADSSAYGPSDVAREIAAVVRDHEANGSSHDLILLGNDAADSGDFQVGIRLAYELGRPVVNGASTVTIKDGHAVAGVKGPEGHEIYRVPLPAVVTVLEGGVEPRYPSVPGRMKAKKVEIEVREPAGAPTGTKRVRLTLPPPQPSQVQILGTGPEAAAAVVDLFEKLGVLR; this is encoded by the coding sequence ATGAACAACGTGCTGGTCTGCATCAAACGCGTCGTCGACTCCACCGGCGAGGTCGTCATCACCGATGACGGTCAGAACGTCGACGGCCGGTACGCCGGCTTCACGGTGAGCGCGCACGAGGAGGCAGCCGTCGAGCTGGCCGTCCAGATCAGTGCGGCCACCGGCGGGACGGGCGCACTGTTCACCCTCGGCGACGAATCCGCGGAGGAGCAGTTGCGCGGGGCCCTCGCGATGGGCTGCACCGCGGCGACCCAGGTCCGGGCCGACTCCTCGGCGTACGGTCCGAGCGATGTCGCCCGCGAGATCGCCGCCGTCGTACGCGACCACGAAGCGAACGGCAGCAGCCACGACCTGATCCTCCTGGGCAACGACGCCGCCGACAGCGGCGACTTCCAGGTTGGCATCCGGTTGGCGTACGAACTGGGACGCCCCGTCGTCAACGGTGCCTCGACGGTCACGATCAAGGACGGTCACGCCGTCGCCGGGGTCAAGGGGCCGGAGGGTCACGAGATCTACCGGGTGCCACTCCCGGCCGTGGTCACCGTGCTCGAGGGCGGTGTCGAACCGCGCTATCCGAGCGTTCCGGGCCGGATGAAGGCCAAGAAGGTCGAGATCGAGGTCCGTGAGCCCGCCGGAGCACCGACCGGCACGAAGCGTGTACGCCTCACGCTGCCGCCTCCTCAGCCCAGCCAGGTGCAGATCTTGGGCACAGGCCCCGAGGCCGCCGCGGCGGTCGTCGACCTCTTCGAGAAGTTGGGAGTCCTGCGATGA
- a CDS encoding GcvT family protein, protein MAAVPSSAKVVVIGAGIVGNSLVHHLAELGWRDIVQIDQGPLPNPGGSTGHASNFIFPVDHSREMTDLTLDSVKQYEEMGVFTQSGGFEIARTEERMEELRRRMSSAKAWGIPAELVGPEFVKEKVPFIETDAILGAFWSPTVGVVDSLRAGTIMRDRAIAAGALTTVPNVEVTGLDVEDGRIRRVRTDGGDIDAEHVVIACGVWSPKIGDMAGVSIPLYPTVHQMISVGPCPQLSGLPGEINFPIIRDMDALCYERQHGADMEVGSYAHRAILHEPEDIPTIEQSKLSPTELPFTSDDFDPQLETAYELMPDLLGADGAEIRYAINGLLSLTADGMPILGESQVKGLWTAAAVWIKEAPGVGRAVAEWMTHGHSEIDVAMSDIARFHDHHQRREHARLRTTEAFIKTYGIVHPAEQYASDRNQRLAPMHESQKDLGAVFFETAGWERPHWYESNAGLLATYGDAVMPREHEWDSRWWSPIINAEHLRMREAAGVIDLSAFQVFDIVGPEALETVQRTCVAQCDVTPGKVIYTPVLDGKGGFISDLTVMRLGDDHFRVVTGGAHGTVDRKTFGDQIPAGGSTTLTDLTSEIDTIGLWGPKARDILASVTSDDVSGEAFGMLNCREIQVGDITVLASRISYVGELGWELYVKMSDAAALWSRLLEAGEPHGAIPVGIGVYGTTGRIEKGYRAYGAELDAERSIVEAGMQRPKVKAADFVGREAYLAQREEPLRTVLCTLTVEDHTSKSGMKRYMLGGEPILTRDGGTLTDGHGRHPYVTSAGSAPSLGKHVLLAYLPPEQAVIGTELAVSYMEELYPVVVGSIDATSLFDPENERMR, encoded by the coding sequence ATGGCCGCGGTACCCAGTTCTGCGAAGGTCGTCGTCATCGGCGCCGGCATCGTCGGCAACAGTCTGGTCCACCACCTCGCCGAACTCGGCTGGCGTGACATCGTCCAGATCGACCAGGGCCCGCTGCCCAACCCGGGCGGCTCGACCGGTCACGCCTCGAACTTCATCTTCCCGGTCGACCATTCCCGCGAGATGACCGACCTCACGCTTGACTCGGTCAAGCAGTACGAGGAGATGGGTGTCTTCACCCAGTCCGGCGGCTTCGAGATCGCGCGCACCGAGGAGCGAATGGAGGAACTGCGGCGACGCATGTCCAGCGCCAAGGCCTGGGGCATCCCCGCAGAACTCGTCGGCCCGGAGTTCGTGAAGGAGAAGGTCCCGTTCATCGAGACTGACGCCATCCTCGGCGCCTTCTGGTCCCCGACCGTCGGTGTCGTCGACTCGCTCCGTGCGGGCACGATCATGCGCGACCGCGCGATTGCGGCCGGCGCCCTCACCACAGTCCCGAACGTCGAGGTCACCGGCCTGGACGTCGAGGACGGCCGGATCCGCCGGGTTCGCACCGATGGCGGCGACATCGACGCCGAGCACGTCGTGATCGCCTGCGGCGTGTGGAGCCCGAAGATCGGCGACATGGCCGGCGTCTCGATCCCGCTCTATCCGACCGTTCACCAGATGATCAGCGTCGGCCCCTGCCCGCAGCTCTCCGGTCTCCCGGGCGAGATCAACTTCCCGATCATCCGCGACATGGACGCGCTCTGCTACGAGCGCCAGCACGGTGCCGACATGGAGGTCGGCTCGTACGCCCACCGCGCGATCCTGCACGAGCCCGAGGACATCCCGACGATCGAGCAGTCCAAGCTCTCCCCCACCGAACTTCCGTTCACCTCCGACGACTTCGACCCGCAGTTGGAGACCGCGTACGAACTCATGCCGGACCTGCTCGGCGCCGACGGCGCGGAGATCCGCTACGCCATCAACGGTCTCCTCTCGCTCACCGCCGACGGGATGCCGATCCTCGGCGAGAGCCAGGTCAAGGGTCTGTGGACCGCGGCTGCGGTGTGGATCAAGGAGGCACCGGGCGTCGGCCGCGCGGTCGCCGAGTGGATGACCCACGGCCACTCCGAGATCGACGTCGCGATGAGCGACATCGCCCGCTTCCACGACCATCACCAGCGCCGCGAGCACGCGCGTCTGCGCACCACCGAGGCGTTCATCAAGACGTACGGCATCGTCCACCCGGCCGAGCAGTACGCCTCCGACCGCAACCAGCGCCTCGCGCCGATGCACGAGTCCCAGAAGGACCTCGGTGCCGTGTTCTTCGAGACCGCAGGCTGGGAGCGTCCGCACTGGTACGAGTCGAACGCCGGCCTGCTGGCGACGTACGGCGACGCCGTCATGCCGCGCGAGCACGAGTGGGACTCCCGCTGGTGGAGCCCGATCATCAACGCCGAGCACCTGCGGATGCGCGAGGCGGCCGGCGTGATCGACCTCAGTGCTTTCCAGGTCTTCGACATCGTCGGCCCCGAGGCACTCGAGACCGTCCAGCGCACCTGCGTGGCCCAGTGCGATGTCACCCCGGGCAAGGTCATCTACACCCCGGTCCTCGACGGCAAGGGCGGTTTCATCTCCGACCTCACCGTGATGCGCCTGGGCGACGACCACTTCCGCGTCGTCACCGGCGGCGCCCACGGCACCGTCGACCGCAAGACCTTCGGCGACCAGATCCCGGCCGGAGGCTCGACGACCCTGACCGACCTCACCAGCGAGATCGACACCATCGGCCTCTGGGGCCCGAAGGCACGCGACATCCTCGCCTCGGTCACCTCCGACGACGTGTCGGGCGAGGCCTTCGGGATGCTCAACTGCCGCGAGATCCAGGTCGGCGACATCACCGTCCTGGCCTCCAGGATCTCCTATGTCGGCGAGCTCGGCTGGGAGCTCTACGTGAAGATGAGCGACGCGGCCGCGCTGTGGAGCCGGCTCCTCGAGGCAGGCGAGCCGCACGGCGCGATCCCGGTCGGCATCGGCGTGTACGGCACGACTGGCCGCATCGAGAAGGGCTACCGCGCGTACGGTGCCGAACTCGACGCCGAGCGATCGATCGTCGAGGCGGGCATGCAGCGACCGAAGGTGAAGGCCGCGGACTTCGTCGGCCGCGAGGCGTACCTCGCCCAGCGCGAGGAGCCGCTCAGGACCGTGCTCTGCACGCTGACGGTTGAGGACCACACCTCGAAGTCCGGCATGAAGCGCTACATGCTCGGCGGCGAGCCGATCCTCACCCGCGACGGCGGCACGCTCACCGACGGACACGGACGGCACCCGTATGTGACGAGTGCGGGCTCTGCCCCGTCGCTGGGCAAGCACGTGTTGCTCGCGTACCTGCCGCCCGAGCAGGCCGTCATCGGCACCGAGCTCGCTGTCTCCTACATGGAGGAGCTCTACCCGGTGGTCGTCGGCTCGATCGACGCCACGTCCCTCTTCGACCCAGAGAACGAGCGCATGCGATGA
- a CDS encoding HNH endonuclease signature motif containing protein, with protein MTASHDTHPVLACVRGIQTALTDIADLDPTFMPTKDKASALIVLSKALAAASALHARLLASAGDVAMDHGARDAAGWLAAEEYGDYRTVRRSLDLGRSLESAPVVLSALAEGRIDVDKAQIILRALDGLPADVPGELRDRAEVALVEQAAELPPKALARVARHLEAVVHPEAADAAEAKALLREERSAWEKTSLRILDRFDGTARITGVLPAVSAQRLRTYLEAHAQPRKHDGEHARSDQLAGQAFCDLLERINPDTVPRHGGDATVVMVTIPLADLRAELGAASIGGADSDHRISAAEARRLACTAEVIPAVLGGRSQVLDLGRAQRLFTPGQRKALRTRHSTCQVQGCDVPSTWCDAHHEDPWSRGGRTDLNNALLVCGHHHRRLHDTRYLAVKVGSQVQLHRRT; from the coding sequence ATGACCGCTTCGCACGACACCCATCCGGTGTTGGCATGCGTACGCGGCATCCAGACGGCCCTGACCGACATCGCGGACCTGGACCCGACGTTCATGCCAACGAAGGACAAGGCCTCGGCGCTGATCGTCCTGAGCAAGGCCCTGGCTGCAGCTTCGGCACTTCATGCTCGGCTGCTGGCCAGCGCTGGTGATGTGGCCATGGACCATGGCGCTCGGGATGCCGCGGGTTGGCTCGCTGCCGAGGAGTACGGGGACTATCGGACGGTGCGCCGCTCGCTGGATTTGGGCAGGTCGTTGGAGTCGGCCCCGGTGGTGCTGTCGGCGTTGGCCGAGGGCCGGATCGATGTCGACAAGGCACAGATCATCCTTCGTGCCCTTGATGGACTGCCGGCCGATGTGCCCGGCGAGCTTCGGGACCGTGCCGAGGTGGCGCTGGTGGAGCAGGCGGCGGAGCTTCCTCCGAAGGCGTTGGCTCGGGTGGCGCGTCACCTTGAGGCGGTAGTGCATCCGGAGGCGGCTGATGCGGCCGAAGCCAAGGCGCTCTTGCGGGAGGAACGGTCGGCGTGGGAGAAGACGAGCCTGCGGATTCTTGATCGGTTTGACGGCACCGCCCGGATCACTGGTGTTCTGCCCGCGGTGTCGGCGCAGCGGTTGCGGACCTATCTCGAGGCGCACGCCCAACCCCGCAAGCACGACGGGGAACATGCTCGGTCCGATCAACTGGCGGGCCAGGCGTTCTGTGACCTCTTGGAGCGCATCAACCCGGACACGGTGCCGAGGCACGGTGGTGACGCCACTGTTGTCATGGTGACCATCCCGCTGGCCGACCTCCGCGCCGAGCTGGGTGCTGCCTCGATCGGTGGCGCGGATTCGGACCATCGGATCAGCGCAGCCGAGGCACGCCGATTGGCCTGCACTGCCGAGGTCATCCCCGCCGTCCTGGGCGGCCGGTCTCAAGTCCTCGACCTCGGTCGTGCCCAACGGTTGTTCACGCCAGGCCAGCGCAAGGCGCTGCGCACCCGACACTCCACCTGCCAGGTCCAAGGCTGCGACGTGCCCTCGACCTGGTGCGACGCCCACCACGAAGACCCCTGGTCCCGCGGTGGCCGCACCGACCTCAACAACGCCCTGTTGGTCTGCGGCCACCATCACCGAAGACTTCACGACACGCGATATCTCGCGGTCAAAGTTGGCAGTCAGGTCCAGCTGCACCGGCGGACATAG